The DNA window ATAGGAATCTTTGATAACTGTTACGTTACAGCCTTTTTGTGCTATCATATTAGTAACTAATTTCCGATAAAGTCTAATTAAATAGGTGTTGGTAGCACCTGTTAATAATATTAGCATCATTTTTGATGAAAAGAATGAGCAATAAAAAAGGCGCTCATTTTAAAAATAAAAGCCTTTTTATATCATATTTTTTCTTCCCGTTTGTTATAACGGGCTTTTTAGTATTATCATTCAAAACCCCATTGAGCTATCGATACATAAAATAGCGTACCTGATAAACGATCGACCCATTTAAGTTGCATATAATCCGATGAGAAATAAATAACCCTGTCTTCGGGGTAAAGCCGAAATCTAAAATTATTGCCAATTCAAAAATATAAAAATATAAAAATATAAAAATGTAAAAATGTAAAAATGTAAAAATGTAAAAATGTAAAAATGTAAAAATGTAAAGATTTAAAATTTTAAGTTATAATCATGGCGAATTGATAAAAAGCTAATCATTGACAGAAATGTTTATTACAGTAACAGGATTTAAAGGAGGGGTTGGCAAAACCACTACGGCGGTGCATCTTGCTTGTTACTTTTCCCAGTTAGGAAAAACTTTGTTAGTGGATGGAGATCCAAATCAGTCAGCAACCGCATGGGAAAAGCGAGGAAAACTACCTTTCAAAATTGTTAATTTAATGGCGGCGGCTAAATACTCTCAACAGTATGAATATATTATTATTGATACCGCCGCTCGTCCCGATGCCGATGAAATGAAGGCGTTAGTGGATGGTTGTGACTTATTAGTGTTACCCACTTCTGCCGAAGCTCTGGCACTCGATGCTCTTTTGCAAACCGTTGACTTACTTCATGATTTAGGAGGAGACTATCGGATTTTGCTGACGATGATTCATCCTCCTCCAGTTAAAACAGGGCAAATGGCAAGACAGGCATTAACCGAAGCGGACTTGAAACTATTTCAGGGAGAAATCCGCCGTTATATCGCCTATGAAAAGGCTTCTCTGATGGGTGTTCCCGTATATGAATCGGGAGATCGTCGGGGAAAAATTGCATGGAAAGATTATCAACAAATCGGTAAGGAGATTTATTCATGACTAACACAAATCCTTATGCTAATTTAACCAAAAACTTGAAAGCGAAGACCGACAAAACCAAGTCTCAAAATCTCACCAAGGTTCAAGAAGCCAATAATGAATATATAGATCAAGAGCAATCTTTGCCAAAGGAGTCCACAAAACAAGAGGAAACAGAAAATCAAATCGTAGCCAAGAAAAAAGGCAGACCATCTACAGGGAAGCGTAGTAATCCTGATTGGATTGGTCGTACTTATTATGTTAAAAAAGAAGTGGATTTCGATGTAGCAGACCAACTTCTTCAACTTAAACGACAAGGCATTGATTTAGACAAATCCGACTTGGTGAATTTTCTGCTTGGAGAATGGGTAAAAAGTCAACAAGGTAAAAATGCAACATTTCGCATTGGTGAAAATATGAATTAATTTATTATCGCCAATGCAAAAATATAAAATGGCAATAATTCTCTCTCAGGAGCGAACACAAAGTAGTGCTGTGCGATCGCTCCTGTTTAAAAAGATAAAAAATGGGTTCTATTGATTGCAAATAAATATAATTACTTTGATTGAAAATACTAAGATTGTAATTTATCTAAAATATGTTTTGATTTCTCAGAAATAGGTAAATCATATCGATGGCGAAAAAACGTTTCAATTAGGGTAGAAGGTTTTGTACCTAGCATCTTTGCTTCTTCTTTCATTCGCTTTATTAGAGTTGGAGTCAGGGTTAAATTAATATCTTTTTTAACCTCATTGTAATCAATACCTTGCCCTCTCATTCGTTTTTGTCCTTTCGCTTTTTCTTGGTTACTTTTCGCCATCTTAATCTTCTAAATATCAATTAAATCAATGTACCAGTTATTCCATGTTAACTAAAAATTACCAAACCTTTTCTAGATCTGGGTTGTAAAACCCAGATCTAGAAATTTATCCAACCCCATAGAGCTTTTTCATGTAAATAAGTTAGTAAACCCTTGTCAACTAGATATTTACAACTATTTTTTGCTTAAGTTAGCATTTTTATACAACTTTTCAGTCAAAAACAGAAAATAAAAACTTTTAAAATTTATTATATATAGTAATTCTAGCATTTATCTAAGCTAAAAAAATCTAACAAAAAATAAGGAAGAGTCCAGGGGACTGTTTGCTATTTTTCTTGATTATTTTGTATAATAAGTTAGAATAGGAAAGGTAAAACTACTTACTATCAATCTTTCCTAGATTATGCCTGTTAACTAAAATAGACAATAGCTGAGGAATTATGACTAATATAACTTGTTTAGAAGCATTTAATCAGTTCTCCGAATTACACAGTCAAGGCAAAGTTAATAATGTACGTTCGGCTCTTTTTCGCTATTATGGCAAAGGATTAGAAGAACGCAAGACGGAAAAAGCAAGGTTTAATAAAGAAATGATGAAGCGGATGGAACGCCGTTTAGCTAAAGTAGAAATTAATGATCAGTTTAATCGAGATCAGTTTATAAAAATTTTGGAAAAAGGTTTTGATTTGTTGGAAATTAAACCTAAGCAAAGAAATCCTATTCGTTCACATTTAAACACTTTTTTGCGATTTATTGAAGAAAAAATACTTAACAGAAATCAAGTCAAAAATGAGGAAAAACCTTATTCACCCAGAAACAAAATAATTGACAAAAGTTATATTGAAAAATCAAAAGCTAAACGAAAACAAAAACCGAAAATTGCTTTAGAAGATAATCCTGAATTTTATTTAGATAGATTAGAAGAAAAGTATCCTGAAAAGAATAAAAAAGAGTTGATAGAAATAGCCAAAAATAGTCTCAAAAATTTAGAAGAAGAATATAATAATTTTACTAAATATCATAAACTACAAAAAGTTAGATTAATTACTATTAAGAGCCATTTATGTAGATTAGGAAGATTGTTAGGTTGGTATTATCAGCACAATCCCATTACCATCGAGGAGTTAAACTTGCAATCGATTATCAAGGTAATTGATACAAAAGTTGATAGAGAAGAATATGGCTATGATATGAATGAAATTTACATCGTGGAAGGTAAAGCAAGGGATAAGGCTAAATCTGAAGCGAAAAAGCTAATTAAATTCATTGATAATTTTTTGATTGAGTATGAAGTAAAAACTTTAACCACAGCCAAGCATTATGTTGAAAGTTTAATTAGTGTGTCCAAATTTTTATATAGAGATATTACTGATATAGCTGAAGCTGATAATTTTGAAGATATTATTGTAATGCGTTATTTAAGAGCTAAAGTAAGAAAAGTTAAAGAAACTTTTAGTAATTTGCAACCAGAAAAGTTACCTTTGGATTGGAAGGAAGTTAAGCAAGTAATAGATGCCTATAGATTGGATGCTAATTTAGAGTATTACGAGCGTTTTAGCAACGTTAATGGTAAAAAAACAATTCGTCGTAGTGATAAAAAAACACCGATAGCACGAGCACAAAATCTACAGAACTTTTTAATTTTGGCATTGTTCACTGTAAATACTCCAGACAGACAAAGAACGATTCGAGAGTTGGAATATGGCAGAACTTTAAAATACGGCAAACTGGATAATAATGGTTTTCTAATTCCTTTACAACCGATGGAAGATAAAGCTCAAGAGGGTAGATATTTTTTAGATCAGAAACCAGAAGACCACAAATTAGGTGACAAAAGTAGATTTTTTGCCATCAATAACCCACGTTATGAGGATGGAACTTATTTTTATGACTATTTAAACAAATGGTTATTTCAAGGATTTAGAGATATATTAGCTCAACCTACTACTAAAACCGTGTTTGTTAGAGCAAAAACAGGTCTTCCATACGAATCTAAAGAAATGTCTTCAAAAGTTGGTTATTTGTTCAAGAAAAAAACAGGGGTATCAATTGGTCCTCATAAATTGAGAAATATATTTGTTACTTATTTAGCCAATAGTAATGCTACGGATGCGGAACGTAGAGCCGCCGCTTTTCAAATGAATCATAGTCTTGAGATAGCGGATAAAACTTATAATAACCAAACTGATATGGAAAGAATTAAGCCTATTCAGGAATGGTTAGAAAGACAAAATAACTAATAATTTAGAGTATTTTTTCAAGGGTAGCCGTGTAGAAGTAGTGATTTTTTGCTCTGAAACCATTGTGCAATTATTTTCAAATCACTACATCTTTAGGACTACCAAATATTGATTACATTCAGATTCTCAAATTGATTTACAATAGTGAAAATGTCTTTAGTAAATAAATATTTATGGATTTAAGTACCCACAACAAGTTAGTTTCGTTTATTTGGTCGATCGCTGATGACTGTTTGCGAGATATATTTGTGCGGGGAAAATATCGAGATGTAATCTTACCGATGTTTGTGTTAAGAAGGTTAGATTGCCTGTTAGAAGGCACTAAAGACAAAGTGATGGAAGAAGTTAGGTTTCAACGAGAGGAAGTGGGGTTAGTAGAATTAGACGCTGAAGGTTTAAGGGAGGCTTCTGGTTATGTGTTTTATAATATCTCTGATTGGACTCTGAAAAAATTAGTTACCACCGCCGCCAACAATGCTCAAATTTTAGAGGCGAATTTTAAGGCTTATTTGGATGGTTTTAGCGATGATGTGAAGGAAATTATTGATAAGTTTGATTTGCGTAACCAAATCCGCAAAATGAGTCAAGCGGATGTGTTATTAGATGTTTTAGAAAAGTTTACTAGCCCTGAAATTAATCTTAGCCCCCATGAGGTAACAGACAATAACGGCAGAAAGTTAGCAGGGTTAACGAATTTGGGTATGGGTTATGTGTTTGAAGAGTTAATCCGCCGTTTCAATGAGGAAAATAACGAGGAAGCAGGGGAGCATTTTACCCCCCGTGAAGTTATTCGTTTGATGACTCATTTGTTGTTTATCCCTGTTAAAGATCAGTTACCGCCAGTAATCTTGGTGTATGACGGGGCTTGTGGTTCGGGGGGGATGTTAACAGAGTCGCAAAATTTTATTCAAGATAGTCAAGGTGAAATTGCATCTTCGGCGGTAGTGAATCTCTATGGTAAGGAGGTAAACGGGGAAACCTATGCTATCTGTAAATCTGACATGATGATTAAGGGTAACAACCCCGAAAATATCAAGTTTGGCTCAACCCTCGCTACGGATGATTTTGCAGGGATTAAGTTTGATTTTATGTTGGCTAATCCTCCCTATGGTAAGTCGTGGAAGACTGAGCAAAGATACATTATGGATGGTAATAATGTATTAGATCCTCGTTTTGAGGTATCGTTAACGGATTTTTGGGGAGAAATCAAAACGGAAAAAGCTGTGCCGAGATCGTCTGATGGGCAGTTATTATTTTTAATGGATATGGTAGGTAAAATTAAGCCTTTATCCCTTAGCCCCCTTGGCTCTCGTATTGCTTCGGTGCATAATGGTTCGGCTTTGTTTACGGGGGATGCAGGTAGCGGAGAAAGCAATATTAGACGCTATATCATTGAAAATGACTACCTAGAAGCGATCGTACAACTGCCCCAAAACCTCTTTTATAACACCGGGATTAGTACCTATATTTGGATTTTATCTAATCATAAAGCCCCACATAGAAAAGGGAAAGTACAGTTAATTGATGCTTCTAACCTTTATCGTAAGTTACGGAAAAATTTAGGGGCGAAAAATTGTGAATTTGCCCCAGAGGATATTGAAACAATTACTAATATTTATCTCTCTTTACATGATGATAATAACCATACTTTTAAAAGTTTAACTAATCTTTCATCTAATAATCTTTCATCTAATAAAATATCTGGAGAATTAGCTAATAAAATATCTGAGGAATTATCTAATAAAACATCTGAGGAATTATCTAATGAGTTTTCATCTAGGGAGTCTTTATCTGGATTTATTTCGATCGTTCATAACAACCAGAATGAGGAGCAAAAATTTAGATTCCCCCTCCTTAATAAACAGGGAATAAAAGAATGTGTTAGTAAAGTATTTAATAATGAAGACTTCGGTTTTTATAAAGTAACCGTAGAGCGTCCTTTAAGATTAATGGCTCAATTTACCCCAGACAGGATAGCTAGTTTACGCTTTGTCAGTGCTATTGCTGAGGCTATGGAATGGATTTATAACCATTTAGGGGAAAAAGTTTATCAGGATTTAAAAGCCCACGAAAAGGACATTAAAGCCCATTTGGAGAAAGAAGAAATTTCCATTACTCCTGCTAATTTAAAAACCTTATTATCTCAAAAAAAATGGCTTGAGCAAAAAGAATTAATGGTAAAAGCCCAAAAAATTGCTACTGGTTTAGAGACAATTACAGGTACTAATAATAATGAGAAAATTTGGACTGATTTTAATTTATTTACTCAAGAGGTAGATAGGGTAATTAACCAATTAAAAATCAAACTTTCAGCTTCCGAGAAAAAACAAATTTTAGGGGCGGTTAGTTGGGTGGACGAATCCGCAGAAAAAGTTATTAAGAAAGTCCATAAACTTAAAAAAGACAAATTAGAAGAGTTATTAAACCAATTAGGCATAACGGTTAATGGGCGTAATAAAAAGGTTGATGAGCCTAATAAAATGGTTGATGAGCGTAGTCGAATTAAAGAAAATTTAGCTAATTTTGGTTATTTTTCTACGGATAAGCCAGATGTTTATGTGGAATATGAAAGCGATACTAATTTACGGGATACTGAAAATATACCTCTTAATTATTATCTATCTTCCTCCACTATTGACGAGAATTTGAATATTAACCAAAATTTGAATATTAACGAGAGTTTGAATGTTAACGAGAGTTTGAAACCCTCAACCTTTGCCCATCGGGTAGCCATAATTGAAGATTACTTTTTAGAGGAGGTGCGTCCCCATGTAGAGGATGCTTGGTTGGATATGAGTAAAACTGTTATTGGTTATGAGATTAGTTTCAATAAGTATTTTTATCAGCATCAACCTTTGAGAAGTTTGCAGGAGGTAAGCAAGGAAATGTTAGAGTTAGAGGCACAAACGGACGGTTTATTAAAGAATTTGGTTAGTTTTGCACAAATTTAGTTCTAGCCAGAGTTCGATCGAGAGAGATAGGGTAGAATGGATTTAATAGTTAAGGTATCAAAGATGAATTTATCAATGCTCGAAAAACTAATTGTGTTTTTTGTGTGTAAAACCAAGGGGCATATCATAAAAACCCAGTTGGTTAAATTCTTGTACCTTGCGGATTTAGGTGCGGTTAAATGGCAAGATAAACAATTAACCGATTTAGATTGGCGTTATTATCTTAATGGTCCTTGGAGCGAAAATATCGATTTAGCTTTAGAAAAACTCTATAAGGCTAGAATTTTGCAGGAAGTTACTAAAGATTCAGCAAAATTGATTCAACCTGCTGAAAACTGTCTTAATCCCAAAACTTTTGGTTTTTCTAAGGGGCTTGAGTTGAGATTAAGTAATATTGTTTATGAATGGGCTGGGGCAAATAAACTCGATGAATTACTAGAATATGTTTATCAAACTGAACCCATGATTTCTGCTCAACAAAATCATGACAAAGAAGAAAAAGCCCTTTTAAATCTCCGTTTGGAAAGTCAAAAGTTGGTTGAATTGTTAGGAGGTAAATGAGTTATGCAACAAATAACGATCGAGGTTGACGACAATATTAAAAAGGCTTTTCAGTTGGCTTCACCGCAACAGAAGCAAGAGTTAAGTTATCTGATTGGTGCTTATTTGGGTTCGTCTTGGGAACAAAAAAACCTTATTGAAGTAATGGAGATGATTTCTGATAATGCGGAAAAACGGGGCTTAACTCCTGAAATATTAGCGGAACTTTTAGCGGATGAGTAAGTTACGTTTAGTTTTAGATACCAATATTTTGATAAGTGCTTTATTATCAAAAAAATCTATTCCTTTTAAGGTAGTTAATTTTGCATTTAATCATCATATTTTACTTACTTCTGATGAAACTTTGACGGAGGTAAAAAGGGTTTTAAATAGGCAAAAATTTGATAAATATTTATCTAAGGAAGAGCGTTATATTTTCTTGACAAAGTTTATGAAAACGGCGGAAAAAGTCTTTATTACAAAACGCTTTAATGCCTGTCGTGATTCTAAAGATAATTGTTTTTTGGATTTGGCAGTATCGGGTAAAGCTAATTTTCTGATTTCAGGGGATGATGATTTATTGGTGTTAAATCCTTTTGAAAATATACCAATTATTACCGCTAATGTTTTTGCTAGTGATTTTATTGAGGTTTAATTTATGATGCTTAGTTTACCTAAATACGACTGTTATAAAGATTCTGGGGTTGATTGGTTGGGGGAAATTCCAGCACATTGGCAAGTTAAGAGATTAGGTTTTGAAGCTAACACAATTGTACCAATGAGAGATAAACCAGTTGATTTATCTGGAGATATTCCTTGGATAAGAATAGAAGATTTTGATGGTAAATATATTTCCTCTTCTAAATCAGGGCAAGGAGTTTCGATAAATACAGTAAAAAAAATGAATCTTAAAATATATCCTAAAAATACTGTTTTATGTTCATGTAGTTGTAGTATGGGAACAACTGCTATTGCAAAAAATCCATTAATTTCTAATCAAACTTTTATTGGGATTTATCCTTTTAAATCTTTTATTTCAGATTATCTTTATTATCTATTAAATGCCTCCAGAAATTATTTAACACAATTATCAACAGGTGCTATTCAACAGTATTTATCAAAAGATGATTTTCGTAATTTAAGATTACCAACTCCTCCGATCGAAGAGCAAGAAAGGATAGTAAAATTTTTAGATAGGAAGTGTGAGGAGGTGAAGAAGTCGATCGAACTCAAACAAAGATTAATCGCACTGTTAGACGAGCAAAAGTCGATCGTTATTAACCAAGCCGTCACCAAAGGCTTAAACCCTCACGCACCCATGAAAGATAGCGGTATTGATTGGCTTGGCGATATTCCAGCACATTGGGAAGTTAAAAAGTTAAAGTATATGGGTACTGCTATAATTGGATTAACTTATGCACCAAAAGATTTAACTGATGAAAATAACGGTACACTTGTTTTAAGATCGTCAAATATACAAAATGGCAAAATATGCTTTAAAAGTAATGTTTTTGTAAAGTCAAAAATACCTAAACATTTAATTACCAAAAGACATGATATTTTAATCTGTTCAAGAAATGGAAGTAGAGAATTAATAGGTAAAAATGCACTGATAGAGGAAAAGTCAATAGGATTATCTTTTGGAGCTTTTACCACAGTTTTTCGGAGTGATTTTAATCCTTTTTTATATTATATATTTAATTCTAATATTTTTAAAAGTCAGTCGGGTCTTTTTCTAACATCAACGATTAATCAACTTACAACAGGAACATTAAACAATTTTAAAATTCCAATTCCCCCTATTGAAGAACAAGAAAAAATTGTGGAATACTTAGAGCAAAAAACAGCAGAAATAGAAGAATTAAAGGAGAAAACTTTACAACAGATAGAGAAACTAAAAGAGTTCAAACAAATCTTAATCGCCGAAGCAGTGACAGGTAAAATTAAAGTATAAAATAAAAAAATGAGCAAAAATTTATCACAAAATATAAACAAAAAAATAAGTTATTTTATTGATTATTGGAGAGATTTTTCA is part of the Geminocystis sp. NIES-3709 genome and encodes:
- a CDS encoding ParA family protein, whose protein sequence is MFITVTGFKGGVGKTTTAVHLACYFSQLGKTLLVDGDPNQSATAWEKRGKLPFKIVNLMAAAKYSQQYEYIIIDTAARPDADEMKALVDGCDLLVLPTSAEALALDALLQTVDLLHDLGGDYRILLTMIHPPPVKTGQMARQALTEADLKLFQGEIRRYIAYEKASLMGVPVYESGDRRGKIAWKDYQQIGKEIYS
- a CDS encoding class I SAM-dependent DNA methyltransferase; this encodes MDLSTHNKLVSFIWSIADDCLRDIFVRGKYRDVILPMFVLRRLDCLLEGTKDKVMEEVRFQREEVGLVELDAEGLREASGYVFYNISDWTLKKLVTTAANNAQILEANFKAYLDGFSDDVKEIIDKFDLRNQIRKMSQADVLLDVLEKFTSPEINLSPHEVTDNNGRKLAGLTNLGMGYVFEELIRRFNEENNEEAGEHFTPREVIRLMTHLLFIPVKDQLPPVILVYDGACGSGGMLTESQNFIQDSQGEIASSAVVNLYGKEVNGETYAICKSDMMIKGNNPENIKFGSTLATDDFAGIKFDFMLANPPYGKSWKTEQRYIMDGNNVLDPRFEVSLTDFWGEIKTEKAVPRSSDGQLLFLMDMVGKIKPLSLSPLGSRIASVHNGSALFTGDAGSGESNIRRYIIENDYLEAIVQLPQNLFYNTGISTYIWILSNHKAPHRKGKVQLIDASNLYRKLRKNLGAKNCEFAPEDIETITNIYLSLHDDNNHTFKSLTNLSSNNLSSNKISGELANKISEELSNKTSEELSNEFSSRESLSGFISIVHNNQNEEQKFRFPLLNKQGIKECVSKVFNNEDFGFYKVTVERPLRLMAQFTPDRIASLRFVSAIAEAMEWIYNHLGEKVYQDLKAHEKDIKAHLEKEEISITPANLKTLLSQKKWLEQKELMVKAQKIATGLETITGTNNNEKIWTDFNLFTQEVDRVINQLKIKLSASEKKQILGAVSWVDESAEKVIKKVHKLKKDKLEELLNQLGITVNGRNKKVDEPNKMVDERSRIKENLANFGYFSTDKPDVYVEYESDTNLRDTENIPLNYYLSSSTIDENLNINQNLNINESLNVNESLKPSTFAHRVAIIEDYFLEEVRPHVEDAWLDMSKTVIGYEISFNKYFYQHQPLRSLQEVSKEMLELEAQTDGLLKNLVSFAQI
- a CDS encoding putative toxin-antitoxin system toxin component, PIN family; amino-acid sequence: MSKLRLVLDTNILISALLSKKSIPFKVVNFAFNHHILLTSDETLTEVKRVLNRQKFDKYLSKEERYIFLTKFMKTAEKVFITKRFNACRDSKDNCFLDLAVSGKANFLISGDDDLLVLNPFENIPIITANVFASDFIEV
- a CDS encoding restriction endonuclease subunit S; amino-acid sequence: MMLSLPKYDCYKDSGVDWLGEIPAHWQVKRLGFEANTIVPMRDKPVDLSGDIPWIRIEDFDGKYISSSKSGQGVSINTVKKMNLKIYPKNTVLCSCSCSMGTTAIAKNPLISNQTFIGIYPFKSFISDYLYYLLNASRNYLTQLSTGAIQQYLSKDDFRNLRLPTPPIEEQERIVKFLDRKCEEVKKSIELKQRLIALLDEQKSIVINQAVTKGLNPHAPMKDSGIDWLGDIPAHWEVKKLKYMGTAIIGLTYAPKDLTDENNGTLVLRSSNIQNGKICFKSNVFVKSKIPKHLITKRHDILICSRNGSRELIGKNALIEEKSIGLSFGAFTTVFRSDFNPFLYYIFNSNIFKSQSGLFLTSTINQLTTGTLNNFKIPIPPIEEQEKIVEYLEQKTAEIEELKEKTLQQIEKLKEFKQILIAEAVTGKIKV